From one Planktothrix sp. FACHB-1365 genomic stretch:
- a CDS encoding RNA-guided endonuclease TnpB family protein, with product MIVLEYKVKGKIEQYKAIDQAIRTTQFVRNKAIRYWMDNSRELKIDKFALNRYSTTLRKEFSFVDHLNSMAVQSAAERGWSAISRFYDNCKKKISGKKGYPRFQKDGRSVEYKTSGWALHPTKRQITFTDKNRIGKLKLLGKWDIHTNNVKDIKRVRLIRRADGYYAQFCLNITVTDVQPETGKEIGLDVGIESFYTDSNGYQEPNPKFLRKAEQSIKQSQRQIYKKVKGSSGRRKARKVYSKKHLKVSRQRIEHAKRIARNVCTSNDVVAYEDLSVRNLVKNHCLAKSISDASWYLFRQWIEYFAAKFDKLAIPVAPHYTSQKCSNCGVIVKKSLSTRTHICNCGCELHRDTNAAINILNLAKQARDGQSRSNANGLETSTLLGVTLVEQVSRSKLESPSMRERGVST from the coding sequence GGATGGATAATTCCAGGGAGCTAAAAATCGACAAATTTGCCTTAAACCGATATTCTACAACTCTCAGAAAAGAATTCTCTTTTGTTGATCATCTAAATTCAATGGCAGTCCAATCCGCCGCCGAGCGAGGATGGTCTGCTATTAGTCGTTTTTACGACAATTGTAAGAAAAAGATTTCTGGAAAAAAAGGATATCCCCGATTTCAAAAAGATGGTCGTTCCGTTGAATATAAAACATCGGGATGGGCATTACATCCAACAAAAAGGCAAATTACCTTTACCGATAAAAATAGAATTGGCAAACTTAAGTTACTCGGAAAATGGGATATCCATACCAACAATGTGAAAGACATAAAACGGGTGCGTTTAATTCGTCGTGCCGATGGATATTACGCTCAATTTTGTCTGAATATTACCGTTACCGATGTTCAACCCGAAACCGGGAAGGAAATAGGACTTGATGTTGGAATTGAGTCATTTTACACCGACTCCAATGGATATCAAGAGCCGAATCCTAAGTTTTTGAGAAAAGCCGAACAATCAATTAAGCAATCTCAGAGACAAATCTATAAGAAAGTTAAAGGTTCATCAGGTAGACGGAAAGCCAGAAAAGTTTACAGCAAAAAACACTTAAAAGTAAGTAGACAACGGATTGAACACGCAAAGAGAATTGCGCGTAACGTATGCACATCAAACGATGTAGTAGCCTACGAAGATTTAAGTGTGAGAAATTTGGTTAAAAACCACTGTTTAGCTAAATCAATTAGTGATGCCAGTTGGTATTTGTTCCGGCAATGGATAGAATATTTTGCGGCTAAATTTGATAAATTAGCAATTCCCGTTGCACCTCATTACACTTCACAAAAATGCAGTAATTGTGGGGTGATTGTTAAAAAATCTCTATCAACTCGCACCCATATTTGTAATTGTGGATGCGAATTACATAGGGACACAAACGCTGCAATTAATATTCTTAATCTTGCCAAGCAAGCTAGGGATGGGCAATCCCGAAGTAACGCTAATGGACTAGAAACCTCTACTCTTCTTGGGGTAACCCTGGTTGAGCAAGTATCTAGGTCGAAGTTAGAATCCCCGTCTATGAGAGAGCGGGGAGTGTCAACCTAA
- the minD gene encoding septum site-determining protein MinD, which translates to MSRVIVITSGKGGVGKTTCTANVGMALAKRGHKVVLIDADFGLRNLDLLLGLENRIVYTAMEVLSGECRLEQALVKDKREARLVLLPAAQNRMKEAVTPDQMKQLVEMLEGKYDYILIDCPAGIEQGFQNAIAPAKEAIIVTTPEISAVRDADRVIGLLEANSVKQIRLLINRIKPLMVEANDMMSVQDVEEILAIPLIGVVPDDETVIVSTNKGEPLILAENASQAAQAFNNVVRRIEGEKVAFLDLNPRPEGFFAKLRRLFTSKVG; encoded by the coding sequence ATGAGTCGTGTTATTGTAATTACCTCTGGAAAAGGAGGAGTCGGAAAAACAACCTGCACCGCTAATGTGGGGATGGCATTAGCAAAACGAGGACATAAAGTTGTCCTGATTGATGCCGATTTTGGATTAAGAAATTTAGACTTACTCCTGGGTTTAGAAAATCGAATTGTCTATACCGCAATGGAAGTTTTATCCGGGGAATGTCGCTTAGAACAAGCTTTAGTTAAAGATAAACGAGAAGCCCGTTTAGTGTTATTACCTGCGGCTCAAAATCGCATGAAAGAAGCCGTGACCCCGGATCAAATGAAACAATTAGTAGAAATGTTAGAGGGGAAATATGATTATATTTTAATTGATTGTCCGGCGGGTATTGAACAGGGATTTCAAAATGCGATCGCTCCCGCTAAAGAAGCCATTATTGTCACAACTCCAGAGATTTCTGCCGTTCGAGATGCAGATCGAGTGATTGGGTTATTAGAAGCCAATTCCGTTAAACAAATTCGGTTATTAATTAATCGAATTAAACCCTTAATGGTAGAAGCTAACGATATGATGTCGGTGCAGGATGTGGAAGAAATTTTAGCGATTCCTTTAATTGGGGTGGTTCCCGATGATGAAACCGTGATTGTTTCTACCAATAAAGGAGAACCGTTGATATTAGCAGAAAACGCCTCTCAAGCTGCCCAAGCGTTTAATAATGTTGTGCGTCGCATTGAAGGGGAAAAAGTAGCATTCTTGGATCTCAATCCCCGTCCAGAAGGGTTTTTTGCAAAACTACGTCGTTTGTTCACCTCTAAAGTGGGTTAA